The window GCCTTTATGCCTCTGCCAGGCTCTGCAGATGATGAGTGGTCTCTTCAGTGTTGGAGTGGGAATACTTTTTGCAGTAACCCAGGAGATTCACGGATCCCTTTTGGCGCTGTTCAGACTTTCCCAACTGACCGGAACAATTGTAAGTCTCTGCTCAATTTgctaaaattaaacaaatagaCTCGAGAATTAATCAAAAAAGATGTGCTAATGTTAACTTGTCTTCAAAATAGTGACTTTGGCTTCTTGTCCTTCGCAGTTCGTCTTTGCTGGATTGGTTTCCAACCTGTTGTTCAAATATCCAAGATTACTACCTGTAAGTACAGCTCCATCCAACTCCAATAAACAATGtacagaaatgattaaatgaatacaaaatcaTAACGTATGGCTGATGTTTCAGGTGTCCCTCGCTGTCAACTGTGGCTGCATTATTGTAGCCGTAGTTTCTGCTTGTCTGATAAGTGTTGACTTGGCTCAATGGAATTCCGAAAATGATCTACATTTGAGGGTAAGGCCATGTGAAGCATACAGAAAAAAGTTAAATTCTTCAATAATAGATATTACATATATTTGCTAATATAAAAACCAATGCATACTTGGTTATTTCCGTGTTTCTGGCAGGTAGAGGTGATGGAACTTTGTGTGTTGGGGCTCgaggtgtttctctctgcaaTGCTTTGCTTCTGGATCTCCAAAGAGAAACGCACTGTGGTCAAGAACATATCTGAGAATGCATCAAATTAACCGTCTGTAAATATAAACTACCGCAAGGCCGTTTATTAGTGTGTATTAAAAGATAGACAACTGTGTGCGCAGAGTTTTTTCTGTGGCTTTCTGTTTCGCCtcgatttcctttttttgagcTGAAACCCCCGATGAGCAGCCCGGGCTGTGGTCTGCGCCCGATGTACGACTGAGAAAACAAGTTTTGTGGTAAATGCATGTCAACTACTCTGATGTGAAGGAAACACCACTACATCAACCTTTGTAACGGTAGCACTGGGCCTCACAGGGTTGCTTTGTCGGTCTATGTGCACGGGTGTCGGTGTGGTTTTACACGGCTCTTTAAAACCGTGTAAATATCTGCAATGTGTTTTCAGATAAACTTTTAGTGGCTCTCAGGCACAGGTTACTGCAGAACTACAAAGGATTGTGCATTATAGAAAGTAACCACGGGTGGAACTTAACTTAATTtcaagaaagaaagacaaagaaatgatTACAACAACattcttttaaacatttaaacattttaatcatctGTACAAAGTTGTTATAACAGAAGACTGGCAAGAAAAGGAAACTATTGTCCAGATAGATCTGCTTgctattttttgtttgtatgtaaaatacataaaaaaactCATCTACAGTATAAACATTGATTCATATCTagctcattaaaacaaatgtacagACCACTGACGTACCACGTGCCAGTGTAAATTCAGTATCATTGTGAAATGCCATCCAATAGTTGAGCTTCATCCATTAAAGTGTTAGTGCTGCGAAGCTGGTCTCCGGTTATTTTTGTCTCATTGTCTTGATATACAAACTACTGTTGCATCATTCATCTTCAGGACTTCACAGCTAGGTAGAAAGAAGGAATACACAAGAATGGGGATTTAGAAAAACATCTCTTTGGAATATAGTCACCATAAAATATTAAGAATATGAGTCAAATCAACAAAAGGCCTGTTGAAACTCCATTCAACAGCTTTTGCTGGTAAGTGCCAGTATACAACACATACTGTTTTCAGATCAGATGCTTTTATATGTATATTGtggtttatttactttattttaggcctttcaaaaaaacaatggTTCTTATTTACTCCACAAAAATGTGCCTGCATGTAAAGACAGTGAGGCTCTTCTCATTTGGCTCAGTCCATTTCAGAAAATCTAGCTGCCGTTTGCATTGTAATATTCTATGCACATAATCTGGTAGTGTATTGTTGTTTTGCAAATCATTTGaaatcagaaataaagttaagtTAAACATTTCCAAACACAAAACTCAGGCGACAAAAAACCCCATAAATGCATTCCAAAGCCCCCCCTAAAAAGGTTGCTTGCGTGCATGTGTTCAAACATACATGAAACGCGTCAAACGGATGCATCGAGGAGAATGAGAACAAAAAACACGAACGAGAGGCAGAAGTTTAGCAAACCAACCACCCGTGAGGAGAAGAGCCCCCTAACCCAGCAGGACACACTGCCATGCAGCACACACGGCACCAAAcgcacattttcacacacattaGTAGTCAGTCGGGTTCTTC is drawn from Pungitius pungitius chromosome 11, fPunPun2.1, whole genome shotgun sequence and contains these coding sequences:
- the si:ch211-269k10.4 gene encoding uncharacterized protein si:ch211-269k10.4, which translates into the protein MACADINMDMEDAPLRDEQSEEPVMQYYRALEFVPDVKGPLHDLLHKQPAVLGALQMMSGLFSVGVGILFAVTQEIHGSLLALFRLSQLTGTIFVFAGLVSNLLFKYPRLLPVSLAVNCGCIIVAVVSACLISVDLAQWNSENDLHLRVEVMELCVLGLEVFLSAMLCFWISKEKRTVVKNISENASN